A genomic region of Trifolium pratense cultivar HEN17-A07 linkage group LG3, ARS_RC_1.1, whole genome shotgun sequence contains the following coding sequences:
- the LOC123912799 gene encoding aspartic and glutamic acid-rich protein-like isoform X1, whose translation MNLALSLINFLTDFGCGFVLLACLSRILNILGMLLMLTFCYRILHFGWRLKGTLRFICDFGGAPRIRFSLENIFLQVSKIKIPSLENGSVPNANSLNKKNANVSREKGKDSLEDVSEGKDDSELEGRDEDTVFDVKKLRKLIKIQRKKANVAVAELEQEQTAASSSAEEAMAMIHRLQNEKSAAEIQANQFRRMAEQKLEYDDEVIESLQWAVTRHESHSSVLEEQLRVYREELMQYIGEDEIKQLEASVSMDRIVKNREARENKAIEIEAVEDEVVSSSEDENEAVDENETVQDEIVNSSEDENEAVENEAVEDEVVKSFEDKNEAVENEAVDENEVIENKADNSSEDKNEAVEDEVVNSSEDENEAVENEAVDADEVVEDEVVNSSEDKNEAVENEAIEKNEVIENKADNSSEDKNEAVEDEVVNSSEDKNEEVESKAVDKDEVIENKADNSFEDKNEAVEDEVVNSSEDKNEEVENKAVDKDEVIENKADNSSEDKNEAVEDEVVNSSEDKNEAVENEAIEKNEVIENKADNSSEDKNEAVEDEFVNSPEDKNEAVENKAVDKDEEVEDEVVNSSEDRNEVVENEAVDKNEAVEDEVVNSSEDRNEAVENEAVDKNEMIEDKVDNSSEDRNEAVENEAIDKNEVVISSETGSQIL comes from the coding sequence ATGAATCTCGCTCTCTCTCTCATCAATTTTCTCACCGATTTCGGATGTGGCTTCGTTCTCCTCGCCTGTCTCTCTCGCATTCTCAACATTCTCGGCATGCTTTTGATGTTAACTTTCTGTTACAGGATTCTTCACTTTGGTTGGCGTTTAAAGGGTACCCTACGTTTCATTTGTGATTTTGGTGGCGCACCCAGAATTCGTTTCTCTTTGGAAAACATTTTCTTACAAGTTTCTAAAATAAAGATTCCATCTTTGGAAAATGGGTCTGTCCCAAATGCCAATTCTTTGAATAAAAAGAATGCCAATGTTTCCAGAGAGAAAGGGAAAGATAGTTTGGAAGATGTGTCGGAAGGAAAAGATGATAGTGAATTGGAGGGTCGAGATGAGGACACGGTGTTTGATGTAAAGAAGCTGAGAAAGTTGATAAAGATTCAGCGTAAGAAAGCCAATGTAGCTGTTGCGGAGCTTGAACAGGAACAAACTGCGGCTTCTTCGTCTGCGGAGGAGGCAATGGCGATGATTCATCGGCTTCAGAATGAGAAGAGTGCGGCTGAAATTCAAGCCAACCAATTCCGTAGAATGGCTGAGCAGAAGTTAGAGTATGATGATGAGGTGATTGAGTCTTTGCAATGGGCGGTCACACGGCATGAATCTCATAGTAGTGTGTTGGAAGAGCAGTTGAGGGTTTATAGGGAAGAACTCATGCAATATATTGGGGAGGATGAGATAAAACAACTGGAAGCTTCTGTGAGTATGGATAGGATTGTTAAGAATCGTGAAGCGCGTGAGAATAAAGCAATTGAGATTGAAGCAGTCGAGGATGAAGTAGTTAGCTCTTCTGAAGATGAGAATGAAGCAGTTGATGAGAATGAAACGGTCCAGGATGAAATAGTTAACTCTTCTGAAGATGAGAATGAAGCGGTTGAGAATGAAGCAGTCGAGGATGAAGTAGTTAAGTCTTTTGAAGATAAGAATGAAGCGGTGGAGAATGAAGCAGTTGATGAGAATGAAGTGATCGAGAATAAAGCAGATAACTCTTCTGAAGATAAGAATGAAGCAGTCGAGGATGAAGTAGTTAACTCTTCTGAAGATGAGAATGAAGCGGTTGAGAATGAAGCAGTTGATGCGGATGAAGTGGTCGAGGATGAAGTAGTTAACTCTTCTGAAGATAAGAATGAAGCGGTTGAGAATGAAGCAATTGAGAAGAATGAAGTGATTGAGAATAAAGCAGATAACTCTTCTGAAGATAAGAATGAAGCAGTCGAGGATGAAGTAGTTAACTCTTCTGAAGATAAGAATGAAGAGGTTGAGAGTAAAGCAGTTGATAAGGATGAAGTGATCGAGAATAAAGCAGATAACTCTTTTGAAGATAAGAATGAAGCAGTCGAGGATGAAGTAGTTAACTCTTCTGAAGATAAGAATGAAGAGGTTGAGAATAAAGCAGTTGATAAGGATGAAGTGATCGAGAATAAAGCAGATAACTCTTCTGAAGATAAGAATGAAGCAGTCGAGGATGAAGTAGTTAACTCTTCTGAAGATAAGAATGAAGCCGTTGAGAATGAAGCAATTGAGAAGAATGAAGTGATCGAGAATAAAGCAGATAACTCTTCTGAAGATAAGAATGAAGCAGTCGAGGATGAATTCGTTAACTCTCCTGAAGATAAGAATGAAGCGGTTGAGAATAAAGCAGTTGATAAGGATGAAGAGGTCGAGGATGAAGTAGTTAACTCTTCTGAAGATAGGAATGAAGTGGTTGAGAATGAAGCAGTTGATAAGAATGAAGCGGTCGAGGATGAAGTAGTTAACTCTTCTGAAGATAGGAATGAAGCGGTTGAGAATGAAGCAGTTGATAAGAATGAAATGATCGAGGATAAAGTAGATAACTCTTCTGAAGATAGGAATGAAGCGGTTGAGAATGAAGCAATTGATAAGAATGAAGTAGTTATCTCTTCTGAAACCGGATCACAGATCTTGTAA
- the LOC123912799 gene encoding aspartic and glutamic acid-rich protein-like isoform X2, which translates to MNLALSLINFLTDFGCGFVLLACLSRILNILGMLLMLTFCYRILHFGWRLKGTLRFICDFGGAPRIRFSLENIFLQVSKIKIPSLENGSVPNANSLNKKNANVSREKGKDSLEDVSEGKDDSELEGRDEDTVFDVKKLRKLIKIQRKKANVAVAELEQEQTAASSSAEEAMAMIHRLQNEKSAAEIQANQFRRMAEQKLEYDDEVIESLQWAVTRHESHSSVLEEQLRVYREELMQYIGEDEIKQLEASVSMDRIVKNREARENKAIEIEAVEDEVVSSSEDENEAVDENETVQDEIVNSSEDENEAVENEAVEDEVVKSFEDKNEAVENEAVDENEVIENKADNSSEDKNEAVEDEVVNSSEDKNEAVENEAIEKNEVIENKADNSSEDKNEAVEDEVVNSSEDKNEEVESKAVDKDEVIENKADNSFEDKNEAVEDEVVNSSEDKNEEVENKAVDKDEVIENKADNSSEDKNEAVEDEVVNSSEDKNEAVENEAIEKNEVIENKADNSSEDKNEAVEDEFVNSPEDKNEAVENKAVDKDEEVEDEVVNSSEDRNEVVENEAVDKNEAVEDEVVNSSEDRNEAVENEAVDKNEMIEDKVDNSSEDRNEAVENEAIDKNEVVISSETGSQIL; encoded by the exons ATGAATCTCGCTCTCTCTCTCATCAATTTTCTCACCGATTTCGGATGTGGCTTCGTTCTCCTCGCCTGTCTCTCTCGCATTCTCAACATTCTCGGCATGCTTTTGATGTTAACTTTCTGTTACAGGATTCTTCACTTTGGTTGGCGTTTAAAGGGTACCCTACGTTTCATTTGTGATTTTGGTGGCGCACCCAGAATTCGTTTCTCTTTGGAAAACATTTTCTTACAAGTTTCTAAAATAAAGATTCCATCTTTGGAAAATGGGTCTGTCCCAAATGCCAATTCTTTGAATAAAAAGAATGCCAATGTTTCCAGAGAGAAAGGGAAAGATAGTTTGGAAGATGTGTCGGAAGGAAAAGATGATAGTGAATTGGAGGGTCGAGATGAGGACACGGTGTTTGATGTAAAGAAGCTGAGAAAGTTGATAAAGATTCAGCGTAAGAAAGCCAATGTAGCTGTTGCGGAGCTTGAACAGGAACAAACTGCGGCTTCTTCGTCTGCGGAGGAGGCAATGGCGATGATTCATCGGCTTCAGAATGAGAAGAGTGCGGCTGAAATTCAAGCCAACCAATTCCGTAGAATGGCTGAGCAGAAGTTAGAGTATGATGATGAGGTGATTGAGTCTTTGCAATGGGCGGTCACACGGCATGAATCTCATAGTAGTGTGTTGGAAGAGCAGTTGAGGGTTTATAGGGAAGAACTCATGCAATATATTGGGGAGGATGAGATAAAACAACTGGAAGCTTCTGTGAGTATGGATAGGATTGTTAAGAATCGTGAAGCGCGTGAGAATAAAGCAATTGAGATTGAAGCAGTCGAGGATGAAGTAGTTAGCTCTTCTGAAGATGAGAATGAAGCAGTTGATGAGAATGAAACGGTCCAGGATGAAATAGTTAACTCTTCTGAAGATGAGAATGAAGCGGTTGAGAATGAAGCAGTCGAGGATGAAGTAGTTAAGTCTTTTGAAGATAAGAATGAAGCGGTGGAGAATGAAGCAGTTGATGAGAATGAAGTGATCGAGAATAAAGCAGATAACTCTTCTGAAGATAAGAATGAAGCA GTCGAGGATGAAGTAGTTAACTCTTCTGAAGATAAGAATGAAGCGGTTGAGAATGAAGCAATTGAGAAGAATGAAGTGATTGAGAATAAAGCAGATAACTCTTCTGAAGATAAGAATGAAGCAGTCGAGGATGAAGTAGTTAACTCTTCTGAAGATAAGAATGAAGAGGTTGAGAGTAAAGCAGTTGATAAGGATGAAGTGATCGAGAATAAAGCAGATAACTCTTTTGAAGATAAGAATGAAGCAGTCGAGGATGAAGTAGTTAACTCTTCTGAAGATAAGAATGAAGAGGTTGAGAATAAAGCAGTTGATAAGGATGAAGTGATCGAGAATAAAGCAGATAACTCTTCTGAAGATAAGAATGAAGCAGTCGAGGATGAAGTAGTTAACTCTTCTGAAGATAAGAATGAAGCCGTTGAGAATGAAGCAATTGAGAAGAATGAAGTGATCGAGAATAAAGCAGATAACTCTTCTGAAGATAAGAATGAAGCAGTCGAGGATGAATTCGTTAACTCTCCTGAAGATAAGAATGAAGCGGTTGAGAATAAAGCAGTTGATAAGGATGAAGAGGTCGAGGATGAAGTAGTTAACTCTTCTGAAGATAGGAATGAAGTGGTTGAGAATGAAGCAGTTGATAAGAATGAAGCGGTCGAGGATGAAGTAGTTAACTCTTCTGAAGATAGGAATGAAGCGGTTGAGAATGAAGCAGTTGATAAGAATGAAATGATCGAGGATAAAGTAGATAACTCTTCTGAAGATAGGAATGAAGCGGTTGAGAATGAAGCAATTGATAAGAATGAAGTAGTTATCTCTTCTGAAACCGGATCACAGATCTTGTAA
- the LOC123912799 gene encoding myosin-binding protein 3-like isoform X3, translating to MNLALSLINFLTDFGCGFVLLACLSRILNILGMLLMLTFCYRILHFGWRLKGTLRFICDFGGAPRIRFSLENIFLQVSKIKIPSLENGSVPNANSLNKKNANVSREKGKDSLEDVSEGKDDSELEGRDEDTVFDVKKLRKLIKIQRKKANVAVAELEQEQTAASSSAEEAMAMIHRLQNEKSAAEIQANQFRRMAEQKLEYDDEVIESLQWAVTRHESHSSVLEEQLRVYREELMQYIGEDEIKQLEASVSMDRIVKNREARENKAIEIEAVEDEVVSSSEDENEAVENEAVDADEVVEDEVVNSSEDKNEAVENEAIEKNEVIENKADNSSEDKNEAVEDEVVNSSEDKNEEVESKAVDKDEVIENKADNSFEDKNEAVEDEVVNSSEDKNEEVENKAVDKDEVIENKADNSSEDKNEAVEDEVVNSSEDKNEAVENEAIEKNEVIENKADNSSEDKNEAVEDEFVNSPEDKNEAVENKAVDKDEEVEDEVVNSSEDRNEVVENEAVDKNEAVEDEVVNSSEDRNEAVENEAVDKNEMIEDKVDNSSEDRNEAVENEAIDKNEVVISSETGSQIL from the exons ATGAATCTCGCTCTCTCTCTCATCAATTTTCTCACCGATTTCGGATGTGGCTTCGTTCTCCTCGCCTGTCTCTCTCGCATTCTCAACATTCTCGGCATGCTTTTGATGTTAACTTTCTGTTACAGGATTCTTCACTTTGGTTGGCGTTTAAAGGGTACCCTACGTTTCATTTGTGATTTTGGTGGCGCACCCAGAATTCGTTTCTCTTTGGAAAACATTTTCTTACAAGTTTCTAAAATAAAGATTCCATCTTTGGAAAATGGGTCTGTCCCAAATGCCAATTCTTTGAATAAAAAGAATGCCAATGTTTCCAGAGAGAAAGGGAAAGATAGTTTGGAAGATGTGTCGGAAGGAAAAGATGATAGTGAATTGGAGGGTCGAGATGAGGACACGGTGTTTGATGTAAAGAAGCTGAGAAAGTTGATAAAGATTCAGCGTAAGAAAGCCAATGTAGCTGTTGCGGAGCTTGAACAGGAACAAACTGCGGCTTCTTCGTCTGCGGAGGAGGCAATGGCGATGATTCATCGGCTTCAGAATGAGAAGAGTGCGGCTGAAATTCAAGCCAACCAATTCCGTAGAATGGCTGAGCAGAAGTTAGAGTATGATGATGAGGTGATTGAGTCTTTGCAATGGGCGGTCACACGGCATGAATCTCATAGTAGTGTGTTGGAAGAGCAGTTGAGGGTTTATAGGGAAGAACTCATGCAATATATTGGGGAGGATGAGATAAAACAACTGGAAGCTTCTGTGAGTATGGATAGGATTGTTAAGAATCGTGAAGCGCGTGAGAATAAAGCAATTGAGATTGAAGCAGTCGAGGATGAAGTAGTTAGCTCTTCTGAAG ATGAGAATGAAGCGGTTGAGAATGAAGCAGTTGATGCGGATGAAGTGGTCGAGGATGAAGTAGTTAACTCTTCTGAAGATAAGAATGAAGCGGTTGAGAATGAAGCAATTGAGAAGAATGAAGTGATTGAGAATAAAGCAGATAACTCTTCTGAAGATAAGAATGAAGCAGTCGAGGATGAAGTAGTTAACTCTTCTGAAGATAAGAATGAAGAGGTTGAGAGTAAAGCAGTTGATAAGGATGAAGTGATCGAGAATAAAGCAGATAACTCTTTTGAAGATAAGAATGAAGCAGTCGAGGATGAAGTAGTTAACTCTTCTGAAGATAAGAATGAAGAGGTTGAGAATAAAGCAGTTGATAAGGATGAAGTGATCGAGAATAAAGCAGATAACTCTTCTGAAGATAAGAATGAAGCAGTCGAGGATGAAGTAGTTAACTCTTCTGAAGATAAGAATGAAGCCGTTGAGAATGAAGCAATTGAGAAGAATGAAGTGATCGAGAATAAAGCAGATAACTCTTCTGAAGATAAGAATGAAGCAGTCGAGGATGAATTCGTTAACTCTCCTGAAGATAAGAATGAAGCGGTTGAGAATAAAGCAGTTGATAAGGATGAAGAGGTCGAGGATGAAGTAGTTAACTCTTCTGAAGATAGGAATGAAGTGGTTGAGAATGAAGCAGTTGATAAGAATGAAGCGGTCGAGGATGAAGTAGTTAACTCTTCTGAAGATAGGAATGAAGCGGTTGAGAATGAAGCAGTTGATAAGAATGAAATGATCGAGGATAAAGTAGATAACTCTTCTGAAGATAGGAATGAAGCGGTTGAGAATGAAGCAATTGATAAGAATGAAGTAGTTATCTCTTCTGAAACCGGATCACAGATCTTGTAA
- the LOC123912800 gene encoding uncharacterized protein LOC123912800 isoform X2, which translates to MSKSVDEVIMIPPKKRARRDDNEDSLSDLPDCVLLHILSFLNSKHAVQTCILSTRWKHLWKRIPTLILHSSTFSTVKLFATFVTRILTLRDSSTALHALDFQRRGIIETKLLTMILNHVCSHNTHIQRLEIDVTADVCPILSCVSKCRALTSLKLSVCPKSYTKTLFPKSLNLPLLTSLDLAYFTFCGGENDCAEPFSAFTKLNSLVIRGCKKICGNGLSSVRQVNIDAPDYATSVEYALVLLTWLQDLVSVESLIVTSTTLQVLSLVPDLFEVKLPSLCNLKSLEVELIPLYSGFLLFYMEEVMLKKAAAKSRKEAAKLRKAFKAGLKPPPVPDGIVGFLLQNSPASKVNITTGCPSSFNLKQVEESVKGVKNINYCSKFAAPASSAVPASAAESASAVAPASAAKMATNVDNSDSMLWPDLVTKAFIDIMVDEVTKGNMPNGVFLTGTWTSMTTRLNSITKRSYKKEQLQEKMHGLRAMFHEFYSLLQNTGFQWNAETNTVTASEEVWQNYLKTHDKASQFQKKGCDHYKLLEIIFNKNNETDVLHYSSIQDQPNSIVNELNNQYLNTESANNARVDNDSSDNDIQVEQIIHSGKQKIQVKDLTSMKESTSHQVGDALVAQAKIVEASSSHLTVDCSLTKCVVALEEIRDISDDIFGKALEKFKDPDWREMFIAMSNDRRRGWLFRL; encoded by the exons ATGTCTAAATCAGTGGACGAGGTAATAATGATTCCGCCCAAGAAGAGAGCAAGGCGTGATGATAATGAAGATAGTCTGAGTGACTTACCTGATTGTGTTCTCCTTCACATTTTGTCATTTTTGAATTCCAAACATGCCGTTCAAACTTGCATTTTGTCAACGAGATGGAAGCATCTTTGGAAACGTATTCCAACCCTTATATTGCATTCCTCAACATTTTCCACTGTGAAGCTTTTTGCCACATTCGTGACTCGGATTTTGACTCTTCGTGATAGCTCAACGGCACTGCATGCTCTGGACTTTCAGCGCAGGGGCATTATTGAGACTAAGCTCCTCACAATGATTTTAAACCATGTTTGTTCCCATAATACCCACATCCAGCGATTAGAAATCGATGTCACTGCTGATGTTTGTCCCATTCTGAGCTGCGTTTCTAAATGTCGGGCTCTTACATCTCTTAAGCTTTCAGTTTGTCCAAAATCTTATACAAAAACGTTATTTccaaaatctttgaatttgccTTTATTGACCAGCTTAGACCTAGCATATTTCACCTTTTGCGGCGGTGAAAACGACTGTGCTGAGCCCTTCTCCGCCTTTACCAAGTTGAATAGTTTGGTCATTCGTGGTTGTAAG AAAATATGTGGGAACGGACTTTCTTCTGTTAGACAAGTAAATATTGATGCACCAGATTATGCAACTTCGGTGGAGTATGCTTTGGTTCTATTAACCTGGCTTCAAGACCTTGTCAGTGTAGAATCATTGATAGTCACTTCAACTACTCTTCAG GTTCTCTCTTTAGTTCCTGATCTGTTTGAGGTTAAGCTCCCTTCTTTGTGTAACTTGAAGTCACTGGAAGTAGAACTGATACCACTTTATTCtggatttttattattttatatggaAGAGGTCATGTTAAAGAAAGCGGCTGCCAAGTCACGCAAAGAAGCTGCTAAGTTAAGAAAGGCATTTAAAGCAGGTTTGAAACCACCTCCCGTACCTGATGGAATAGTTGGCTTCTTGCTACAAAACTCACCAGCATCAAAAGTTAACATCACAACAGGTTGCCCGAGTTCGTTTAATCTTAAGCAG GTTGAAGAATCTGTAAAGGGCGTGAAGAACATCAACTATTGTTCTAAATTTGCCGCGCCTGCCTCCTCTGCCGTCCCTGCCTCTGCTGCTGAGTCTGCTTCTGCCGTCGCACCTGCCTCTGCTGCAAAG ATGGCAACTAATGTTGACAACAGTGATTCAATGCTTTGGCCTGACTTGGTAACTAAAGCTTTCATTGACATTATGGTTGATGAAGTTACAAAAGGAAATATGCCAAATGGTGTGTTTCTTACAGGAACATGGACCTCAATGACTACTAGGTTGAATTCCATAACTAAGCGCTCCTATAAGAAGGAACAACTCCAGGAAAAAATGCATGGGCTACGAGCCATGTTTCACGAGTTCTATTCACTTTTGCAAAACACTGGATTTCAGTGGAATGCAGAAACCAACACTGTTACTGCTAGTGAAGAGGTCTGGCAAAATTATCTTAAG ACACATGATAAAGCATCTCAGTTTCAAAAGAAAGGGTGCGACCATTATAAGTTGTTGGAAATcatattcaacaaaaataatgaaacTGACGTACTTCATTATTCATCTATCCAAGACCAACCTAATAGCATAGTAAATGAGCTCAATAATCAATACTTGAACACTGAAAGTGCGAATAATGCACGTGTTGATAATGATAGTTCAGACAATGATATACAAGTGGAGCAGATCATTCATAGTGGGAAGCAAAAAATTCAAGTAAAAGATCTTACATCCATGAAAGAGTCTACATCACATCAGGTGGGAGATGCCCTTGTAGCACAGGCCAAGATTGTGGAGGCTAGTTCTTCACATTTAACAGTAGATTGTTCTCTTACTAAGTGTGTGGTTGCTCTTGAAGAGATAAGAGACATTTCAGATGACATATTTGGGAAAGCCCTTGAAAAGTTTAAGGATCCTGATTGGAGGGAAATGTTTATCGCCATGTCTAATGATAGGAGACGTGGATGGCTATTTAGACTTTAA
- the LOC123912800 gene encoding putative F-box/FBD/LRR-repeat protein At1g78760 isoform X1 gives MSKSVDEVIMIPPKKRARRDDNEDSLSDLPDCVLLHILSFLNSKHAVQTCILSTRWKHLWKRIPTLILHSSTFSTVKLFATFVTRILTLRDSSTALHALDFQRRGIIETKLLTMILNHVCSHNTHIQRLEIDVTADVCPILSCVSKCRALTSLKLSVCPKSYTKTLFPKSLNLPLLTSLDLAYFTFCGGENDCAEPFSAFTKLNSLVIRGCKVKDAQILSISSETLVDLTMHRFSSKFSQIKLSTPSLFTFTFTGIPVQKICGNGLSSVRQVNIDAPDYATSVEYALVLLTWLQDLVSVESLIVTSTTLQVLSLVPDLFEVKLPSLCNLKSLEVELIPLYSGFLLFYMEEVMLKKAAAKSRKEAAKLRKAFKAGLKPPPVPDGIVGFLLQNSPASKVNITTGCPSSFNLKQVEESVKGVKNINYCSKFAAPASSAVPASAAESASAVAPASAAKMATNVDNSDSMLWPDLVTKAFIDIMVDEVTKGNMPNGVFLTGTWTSMTTRLNSITKRSYKKEQLQEKMHGLRAMFHEFYSLLQNTGFQWNAETNTVTASEEVWQNYLKTHDKASQFQKKGCDHYKLLEIIFNKNNETDVLHYSSIQDQPNSIVNELNNQYLNTESANNARVDNDSSDNDIQVEQIIHSGKQKIQVKDLTSMKESTSHQVGDALVAQAKIVEASSSHLTVDCSLTKCVVALEEIRDISDDIFGKALEKFKDPDWREMFIAMSNDRRRGWLFRL, from the exons ATGTCTAAATCAGTGGACGAGGTAATAATGATTCCGCCCAAGAAGAGAGCAAGGCGTGATGATAATGAAGATAGTCTGAGTGACTTACCTGATTGTGTTCTCCTTCACATTTTGTCATTTTTGAATTCCAAACATGCCGTTCAAACTTGCATTTTGTCAACGAGATGGAAGCATCTTTGGAAACGTATTCCAACCCTTATATTGCATTCCTCAACATTTTCCACTGTGAAGCTTTTTGCCACATTCGTGACTCGGATTTTGACTCTTCGTGATAGCTCAACGGCACTGCATGCTCTGGACTTTCAGCGCAGGGGCATTATTGAGACTAAGCTCCTCACAATGATTTTAAACCATGTTTGTTCCCATAATACCCACATCCAGCGATTAGAAATCGATGTCACTGCTGATGTTTGTCCCATTCTGAGCTGCGTTTCTAAATGTCGGGCTCTTACATCTCTTAAGCTTTCAGTTTGTCCAAAATCTTATACAAAAACGTTATTTccaaaatctttgaatttgccTTTATTGACCAGCTTAGACCTAGCATATTTCACCTTTTGCGGCGGTGAAAACGACTGTGCTGAGCCCTTCTCCGCCTTTACCAAGTTGAATAGTTTGGTCATTCGTGGTTGTAAGGTAAAGGATGCTCAAATCCTCAGCATATCAAGTGAGACACTTGTCGATTTAACTATGCATAGATTTTCATCCAAATTTTCCCAAATCAAGCTATCTACTCCAAGCCTTTTTACCTTTACTTTTACTGGTATACCTGTTCAGAAAATATGTGGGAACGGACTTTCTTCTGTTAGACAAGTAAATATTGATGCACCAGATTATGCAACTTCGGTGGAGTATGCTTTGGTTCTATTAACCTGGCTTCAAGACCTTGTCAGTGTAGAATCATTGATAGTCACTTCAACTACTCTTCAG GTTCTCTCTTTAGTTCCTGATCTGTTTGAGGTTAAGCTCCCTTCTTTGTGTAACTTGAAGTCACTGGAAGTAGAACTGATACCACTTTATTCtggatttttattattttatatggaAGAGGTCATGTTAAAGAAAGCGGCTGCCAAGTCACGCAAAGAAGCTGCTAAGTTAAGAAAGGCATTTAAAGCAGGTTTGAAACCACCTCCCGTACCTGATGGAATAGTTGGCTTCTTGCTACAAAACTCACCAGCATCAAAAGTTAACATCACAACAGGTTGCCCGAGTTCGTTTAATCTTAAGCAG GTTGAAGAATCTGTAAAGGGCGTGAAGAACATCAACTATTGTTCTAAATTTGCCGCGCCTGCCTCCTCTGCCGTCCCTGCCTCTGCTGCTGAGTCTGCTTCTGCCGTCGCACCTGCCTCTGCTGCAAAG ATGGCAACTAATGTTGACAACAGTGATTCAATGCTTTGGCCTGACTTGGTAACTAAAGCTTTCATTGACATTATGGTTGATGAAGTTACAAAAGGAAATATGCCAAATGGTGTGTTTCTTACAGGAACATGGACCTCAATGACTACTAGGTTGAATTCCATAACTAAGCGCTCCTATAAGAAGGAACAACTCCAGGAAAAAATGCATGGGCTACGAGCCATGTTTCACGAGTTCTATTCACTTTTGCAAAACACTGGATTTCAGTGGAATGCAGAAACCAACACTGTTACTGCTAGTGAAGAGGTCTGGCAAAATTATCTTAAG ACACATGATAAAGCATCTCAGTTTCAAAAGAAAGGGTGCGACCATTATAAGTTGTTGGAAATcatattcaacaaaaataatgaaacTGACGTACTTCATTATTCATCTATCCAAGACCAACCTAATAGCATAGTAAATGAGCTCAATAATCAATACTTGAACACTGAAAGTGCGAATAATGCACGTGTTGATAATGATAGTTCAGACAATGATATACAAGTGGAGCAGATCATTCATAGTGGGAAGCAAAAAATTCAAGTAAAAGATCTTACATCCATGAAAGAGTCTACATCACATCAGGTGGGAGATGCCCTTGTAGCACAGGCCAAGATTGTGGAGGCTAGTTCTTCACATTTAACAGTAGATTGTTCTCTTACTAAGTGTGTGGTTGCTCTTGAAGAGATAAGAGACATTTCAGATGACATATTTGGGAAAGCCCTTGAAAAGTTTAAGGATCCTGATTGGAGGGAAATGTTTATCGCCATGTCTAATGATAGGAGACGTGGATGGCTATTTAGACTTTAA